One stretch of Spiroplasma mirum ATCC 29335 DNA includes these proteins:
- the proS gene encoding proline--tRNA ligase — MSRKLEKITPRDENFAQWYTDIVVNADLISYGPAKGTMIFKPYGYAIWENIQKYLDQKFKELKVTNVYFPLLIPKSLFDKEKEHIEGFSPEIATVTKVGDKKLEEELYIRPTSEVLFGTFFAKEIQGYRDLPLLYNQWVNVLRWEKTTRPFLRTSEFLWQEGHTIHANAQEAKDFTLKILDVYSKFAEEALLLPVIRGQKTEREKFAGALETYTIESLMYDGQALQCGTSHYFGQNFAKPFDIKFTNQDNQLEYAYSTSWGVSTRTIGAIIMTHGDDHGLVLPPMIAPTQVMIVPVKNDDTLLTVAEQIKKQLGNFRVVIDESEKSFGYKLANAEIKGIPVRIEIGPRDLEQESVIITRRDTFEKVQVKISEVLATVNKLFTEISANLFNRALANRQQRTIKVNSYEEYKEILKQKNALFLVPFCGALACENIIKEETQTVSRCIPFDISQDVSEQCFRCDNPAQYLVYFARAY; from the coding sequence ACTCCTCGCGATGAGAATTTTGCCCAATGATATACTGATATTGTTGTTAATGCTGATTTAATTAGTTATGGACCAGCGAAGGGAACGATGATTTTTAAACCGTATGGTTATGCCATTTGAGAAAATATTCAAAAATATTTAGACCAAAAATTTAAGGAATTAAAAGTAACTAATGTTTATTTTCCCTTATTAATTCCTAAATCATTATTTGATAAAGAAAAAGAACATATTGAAGGATTTTCCCCCGAAATTGCAACGGTTACTAAAGTGGGGGACAAAAAATTAGAAGAAGAATTATATATTCGCCCCACTTCGGAAGTATTATTCGGAACTTTTTTTGCGAAAGAAATCCAAGGTTATCGTGACTTACCATTGTTATATAACCAATGGGTAAATGTTTTACGATGAGAAAAAACAACGCGCCCGTTTTTACGCACCAGTGAATTTTTGTGACAAGAAGGACACACTATTCATGCGAACGCCCAAGAAGCTAAAGATTTTACGCTAAAAATTTTGGATGTGTATAGTAAATTTGCCGAAGAAGCCTTATTGCTACCAGTTATTCGTGGCCAAAAAACAGAACGCGAAAAATTTGCTGGTGCGTTAGAAACATATACCATTGAGTCTTTAATGTATGATGGGCAAGCTCTACAATGTGGAACAAGCCATTATTTTGGGCAAAACTTTGCAAAACCATTTGATATTAAATTTACAAACCAAGATAACCAATTAGAATATGCTTACTCAACTTCGTGAGGTGTATCAACCCGCACAATTGGGGCAATTATTATGACCCATGGTGATGATCACGGGTTAGTATTACCCCCAATGATTGCTCCAACGCAAGTAATGATTGTTCCTGTTAAAAATGATGACACCTTATTAACAGTTGCTGAACAAATTAAAAAACAATTAGGAAATTTCCGAGTGGTCATTGATGAATCGGAAAAGTCATTTGGTTATAAATTAGCAAATGCGGAAATTAAAGGAATTCCCGTGCGTATTGAAATTGGTCCGCGGGACTTAGAACAAGAAAGTGTAATAATCACTCGCCGTGATACTTTTGAAAAAGTCCAAGTTAAAATTTCAGAAGTTTTAGCAACAGTTAATAAATTATTTACAGAAATTAGTGCTAATCTTTTCAACCGGGCACTTGCAAATCGTCAACAGCGAACTATTAAAGTTAATAGTTATGAAGAATATAAAGAAATTTTAAAACAGAAAAATGCGTTATTTTTAGTACCATTTTGTGGGGCGCTTGCTTGTGAAAATATTATTAAAGAAGAAACTCAAACCGTTTCTCGTTGTATTCCGTTTGATATTTCCCAAGACGTATCAGAACAGTGTTTCCGCTGTGATAATCCCGCCCAATATTTAGTATATTTTGCCAGAGCTTATTAA